One genomic region from Rosa rugosa chromosome 1, drRosRugo1.1, whole genome shotgun sequence encodes:
- the LOC133738206 gene encoding deSI-like protein At4g17486, giving the protein MLCGKGVCTDDSGSVPVYLNVYDLTPYNGYAYWLGLGVYHSGVQVHGIEYAFGAHEYPTTGIFEGEPKKCEGFTFRKAILIGKTDVGPLEVRTVMEQLAEQYRGNAYNLITKNCNHFCNDACMRLTGNPIPNWVNRLARIGFLCNCVLPVTLNSTKVRHHRIDDKAYEGDEKKLTSQANNVAIPSTSSSSSSSSPSGPTTRRGRSRTRRAHPPSSPLIVGSSS; this is encoded by the exons ATGCTGTGTGGAAAGGGTGTCTGCACTGATGACAGTGGATCCGTGCCTGTGTACTTGAACGTTTATGATCTGACACCTTATAATGGCTACGCTTATTGGCTTGGTCTTGGAGTCTACCATTCTGGTGTACAAG TCCATGGGATTGAGTATGCATTTGGAGCTCATGAGTATCCAACAACTGGGATTTTTGAAGGGGAACCAAAAAAGTGTGAGGGATTTACATTTAGGAAAGCAATTTTGATTGGGAAAACGGATGTTGGCCCTTTAGAGGTGAGAACGGTGATGGAACAGCTTGCTGAGCAATATAGAGGGAATGCATACAACTTGATCACCAAAAACTGCAACCATTTCTGCAATGATGCTTGTATGAGATTGACTGGGAACCCAATTCCAAATTGGGTTAATCGGCTTGCAAGAATCG GCTTCCTCTGCAATTGTGTTCTTCCTGTAACTTTAAATTCAACAAAAGTTCGTCATCACAGAATAGACGATAAGGCATATGAAGGAGACGAGAAGAAACTAACAAGCCAAGCAAACAATGTGGCAATAccttctacttcttcttcatcttcatcatcctcCCCATCCGGCCCAACAACCCGCAGGGGTAGAAGCCGAACAAGACGTGCTCATCCTCCATCGTCGCCTTTGATTGTTGGTTCTTCATCCTGA
- the LOC133725025 gene encoding uncharacterized protein LOC133725025 isoform X2, with the protein MRRSAIKAASKELERIDNVFYTYANTTSGLIDPEGIERLCSDMEVDPTDVRVLMLAWKMKAEKQGFFTLEEWRVALKALRADSLSKLKKALPELEKEVRRPSNFVDFYSYAFRYCLTEEKQKSIDIESICQLLHIVLGSQYQAQVDSFVEYLKTQNDYKVINMDQWMGFYRFCDEISYPDLSNYDPELAWPLILDNFVEWVRERQS; encoded by the exons CCATTAAAGCAGCTTCTAAAGAGTTGGAACGGATTGATAATGTGTTCTATACCTATGCAAATACAACTTCTGGTTTGATTGA CCCAGAGGGAATCGAACGTCTTTGTTCAGATATGGAAGTTGACCCTACAGATGTAAGGGTCTTGATGCTTGCCTG GAAAATGAAGGCTGAAAAACAGGGATTCTTTACCCTG GAAGAATGGCGAGTTGCACTTAAAGCATTAAGGGCGGATAGTTtaagtaaattaaagaaggcACTTCCAGAGCTAGAGAAAGAG GTCAGGAGGCCATCAAACTTTGTGGATTTCTATTCCTATGCATTCAGATATTGCTTAACAG AGGAGAAACAGAAGAGCATAGATATAGAGAGCATATGCCAATTATTACATATTGTTTTAGGATCTCAATACCAAGCGCAGGTTGACTCATTTGTAGAGTACTTAAAG ACTCAGAATGATTACAAAGTCATAAACATGGATCAATGGATGGGCTTTTACCGATTTTGTGATGAG ATAAGTTATCCAGACCTTAGCAACTACGATCCTGAACTTGCATGGCCTTTGATCCTTGACAATTTTGTTGAATGGGTGCGAGAAAGGCAGAGCTAG
- the LOC133725025 gene encoding uncharacterized protein LOC133725025 isoform X1, which yields MGTEAFASVCIFPLAIKAASKELERIDNVFYTYANTTSGLIDPEGIERLCSDMEVDPTDVRVLMLAWKMKAEKQGFFTLEEWRVALKALRADSLSKLKKALPELEKEVRRPSNFVDFYSYAFRYCLTEEKQKSIDIESICQLLHIVLGSQYQAQVDSFVEYLKTQNDYKVINMDQWMGFYRFCDEISYPDLSNYDPELAWPLILDNFVEWVRERQS from the exons ATGGGCACAGAGGCCTTTGCCAGTGTTTGCATTTTTCCGCTTG CCATTAAAGCAGCTTCTAAAGAGTTGGAACGGATTGATAATGTGTTCTATACCTATGCAAATACAACTTCTGGTTTGATTGA CCCAGAGGGAATCGAACGTCTTTGTTCAGATATGGAAGTTGACCCTACAGATGTAAGGGTCTTGATGCTTGCCTG GAAAATGAAGGCTGAAAAACAGGGATTCTTTACCCTG GAAGAATGGCGAGTTGCACTTAAAGCATTAAGGGCGGATAGTTtaagtaaattaaagaaggcACTTCCAGAGCTAGAGAAAGAG GTCAGGAGGCCATCAAACTTTGTGGATTTCTATTCCTATGCATTCAGATATTGCTTAACAG AGGAGAAACAGAAGAGCATAGATATAGAGAGCATATGCCAATTATTACATATTGTTTTAGGATCTCAATACCAAGCGCAGGTTGACTCATTTGTAGAGTACTTAAAG ACTCAGAATGATTACAAAGTCATAAACATGGATCAATGGATGGGCTTTTACCGATTTTGTGATGAG ATAAGTTATCCAGACCTTAGCAACTACGATCCTGAACTTGCATGGCCTTTGATCCTTGACAATTTTGTTGAATGGGTGCGAGAAAGGCAGAGCTAG